One Fusarium poae strain DAOMC 252244 chromosome 4, whole genome shotgun sequence DNA window includes the following coding sequences:
- a CDS encoding hypothetical protein (BUSCO:9022at5125), with amino-acid sequence MVASELTASAIAMRSTPVSSDESASSLPKPLSPLQNRAASSRSPYVRDHAEDLVAWQLLDDEAVERSRKENKLIFLHIGYKACHFCRLMSTETFSNPESAAVLNESFVPVIVDREERPDIEAIYMNYVQAVHSVGGWPLNVFLTPNLEPVFGGTYWFGPAGRRHHNGDSTDEVLDSLTIFKKLRDIWTDQEARCRKEATEIVAQLKEFAAEGTLGTRSISAPSALGPAGWGAPAPSNSSVTPERSTTVSEELDLDQLEEAYRNIVGTFDPVYGGFGLAPKFLIPPKLTFLLGLLTAPEAVQDVVGEDECKHATKIALDTLRQIRDGALHDHIGATGFSRCSVTADWSIPNFEKLVIDNAQLLSLYIDAWKTSGGGEQGEFLDVVLELAEYLTTSPIALPEGGFASSEAADSYYKQGDKEKREGAYYVWTWREFESVLDDIDSHMSPILAAYWNVNKDGNVNEENDPNDDFIDQNILRVKTTVEQLSNHFSTPVDKVREYIEKGKAALRKKREQERVRPELDDKIVAGWNGLVMSALSKAASALRTLRPEQSSRCKSAAERAAACIKERLWDANEKVLYRIWSGERGNSAFADDYAYLIQGLLDLFELTENQEYLEFADTLQQTQISLFYDADGAFFTTKANSPYVILRLKEGMDTSLPSTNAVSVSNLFRLASLLSDENLAAKARQTINAFEVEVGQHPWLFPGLLGSVVTARLGSQKPHVNVTYKPARLTT; translated from the exons ATGGTAGCTTCAGAGCTCACCGCGTCTGCCATAGCCATGCGCTCGACGCCTGTGAGTAGCGATGAATCGGCTTCGAGCTTACCCAAGCCCCTCTCGCCTTTGCAAAACCGCGCCGCCTCCAGTCGGAGCCCGTACGTTCGGGATCATGCTGAGGACCTGGTCGCATGGCAGCTCCTGGACGATGAGGCAGTTGAGCGTTCACGCAAAGAGAACAAACTCATCTTTCTTCATATTGGTTACAAGGCATGCCACT TTTGTCGTCTAATGTCAACCGAGACCTTCTCTAACCCTGAGTCGGCTGCGGTACTGAACGAGTCTTTTGTGCCTGTTATAGTTGACCGAGAAGAGCGCCCTGACATAGAAGCTATCTATATGAACTACGTCCAAGCCGTCCACAGTGTTGGTGGATGGCCTTTGAACGTGTTCCTTACGCCGAACCTGGAGCCAGTTTTTGGTGGCACTTACTGGTTTGGGCCTGCAGGACGACGACATCACAATGGCGATAGCACTGATGAGGTTCTCGACTCTCTTACTATTTTCAAGAAGCTCCGAGATATCTGGACTGACCAAGAAGCTCGATGCCGAAAGGAGGCTACGGAGATTGTTGCGCAACTCAAGGAATTTGCAGCTGAGGGTACTTTGGGTACACGGAGTATCTCGGCACCCTCAGCTCTGGGTCCTGCTGGCTGGGGCGCACCAGCTCCCAGTAACTCGAGCGTCACTCCAGAAAGGAGTACAACCGTATCAGAGGAGCTGGATTTGGATCAGCTGGAGGAGGCGTACAGGAATATCGTCGGCACCTTCGACCCAGTATACGGAGGTTTTGGCTTGGCACCCAAGTTTCTGATCCCTCCTAAGCTGACGTTTTTGCTGGGGCTCTTGACTGCCCCGGAAGCCGTTCAGGATGTCGTTGGAGAAGACGAATGCAAACACGCCACCAAAATTGCCCTGGATACGTTGCGCCAGATCCGTGACGGAGCGCTGCACGACCATATTGGAGCTACTGGTTTCTCTCGTTGCTCTGTCACAGCGGACTGGAGCATCCCTAACTTTGAGAAACTTGTGATAGACAACGCGCAGTTGCTCTCCCTATATATAGACGCCTGGAAGACAAGCGGTGGGGGCGAGCAGGGCGAGTTCTTGGACGTTGTTCTTGAGCTTGCCGAGTATCTCACCACATCTCCAATCGCCCTTCCTGAGGGTGGATTTGCTTCAAGCGAAGCGGCTGATTCTTATTACAAACAGGGCGACAAAGAGAAGCGAGAGGGTGCTTACTACGTCTGGACGTGGCGCGAGTTCGAATCAGTTCTAGACGACATTGACAGTCATATGAGTCCCATCCTGGCGGCATATTGGAATGTGAACAAGGATGGGAACGTGAACGAGGAGAACGATCCCAACGACGATTTCATTGACCAAAACATACTGCGTGTCAAGACCACCGTTGAACAGCTCAGCAACCACTTCAGCACTCCGGTGGATAAGGTTCGAGAGTACATCGAAAAGGGAAAAGCAGCCTTGAGGAAAAAGAGAGAACAAGAGCGTGTACGCCCTGAACTAGATGACAAGATTGTAGCGGGGTGGAATGGTCTTGTCATGTCGGCTCTCTCGAAGGCAGCTTCTGCTTTGAGGACATTGAGGCCGGAGCAAAGCTCCAGGTGCAAGAGTGCAGCAGAGCGCGCCGCTGCCTGTATCAAAGAGAGACTTTGGGATGCCAACGAGAAGGTTCTTTACAGGATATGGTCTGGTGAAAGGGGAAACTCTGCCTTTGCAGATGATTATGCCTACCTGATCCAAGGTCTGCTGGACCTTTTCGAGTTGACGGAGAACCAGGAGTACCTTGAGTTTGCTGATACTCTGCAAC AAACACAAATCTCTCTGTTCTACGATGCTGACGGTGCTTTCTTTACGACAAAAGCCAACAGCCCATATGTCATTCTTCGCTTGAAGGAAGGCATGGATACGTCACTTCCATCAACGAACGCTGTCAGCGTTTCGAATCTTTTCCGACTCGCGAGCTTGTTGTCGGATGAGAACCTTGCTGCCAAGGCCCGTCAAACGATAAATGCATTTGAGGTCGAAGTTGGGCAACATCCTTGGCTGTTCCCTGGCTTGCTTGGAAGTGTTGTTACTGCGAGATTGGGCAGCCAAAAACCACATGTCAATGTGACATACAAACCGGCGAGGTTGACAACTTGA